From a single Fulvivirga ulvae genomic region:
- a CDS encoding SDR family NAD(P)-dependent oxidoreductase, which translates to MERTGMEVAIIGMAGRFPMSKNIDEFWNNLINSKNCITHFSKEDLLKAGIGRELLDNPLYARAKGYLEGIEYFDANYFGLSAQDVVFMDPQVRLFIELINEVLENAGINPQKFKGPIGLYGGAIDNFDWKLKTHLQPKDNIDPFSAGMNSTKDLMTTLASYLFDFRGPSYSIQTACSTSMVAIHAACRSVLSGECQVALAGGVSVSPYQKSGHLYSDGMFFSPDGKIKSFDANASGFVFGYGGGVVALKPLEDAIEDGDYIHGVVKSSAINNDGRQKVGYAAPSVQGQADVIKEAIEISGIDKSDIRYLETHGAATPLGDSVEVRALKNVFGDQPAGSIGTGSVKSNIGHLDAAAGVAGFIKTVLSVKHRVLPATINFEIPNENLDLINSPFFIPQQPVSLAEDEFPVYAGVSSMGIGGTNVHVILEEYVQEKKQNTAGEQVIVLSAKTQTALAQQGRQLREHLNKNQNLALSDVAYTLQEGRKELTFRRSIAVNNLEELLGQLALEEYRYARVTTKPEKLMLDYTAFDFNSDSAIKLYENSDIVRKYIDKTYQELQGVIQSSASVKEFISQSEASCLFWHLSIARFLKDAGVNVSVVKATYMQAMMYAIAGNNNAEATCLKWIAQNNDQEITANTMVTLIQDLGKGEQELASSGDIKCYSIGSLNLVSEEDLKSDKGCLIFKVEQNSFAALLGQLWENGITVNWEALADQTALSKVPLPTYPFERSRYWIDKDIKELTQQHLGNDLYKKEKVEDWFYHASWSRTPLKKTHVNPKKGETWIVLANDSELCSEFLAVCERESVEVIRVKKDEGLTGLHQVFDKTDVKEPNRIVSFWHIGDAAKDFNVDELLFDNGYNTAIALAKAIHKKGISQPVSLHWVSTGLFDVTGGERINPSATTVLGPLRSIPQEQPIVTCQVLDVSTVERNIQVLVSQIWNELCQANTVPQVAFRNSYRWEMDYHLMASQPAPVKSKFEKNGLYIVSGGLGNIGLTIAEYLTRTYNAHVVLLSRNALPAEEQWESILEQGQASGIGKRITFLKKLKQQNAKVTIAVCDVTDSAQVKAVIENLSAEYGKINGVFHAAGSIGEDAFTPAIETADLHASGANYNAKVLGTINLWEALKGKDLDFCLLMSSISSTLGGLGFSEYAATSHFLENFALWANKQSDCTWSSVGWDSWPVTGGKEDNDMLVDQLRMSPEEAGVALEYAINLDQDGFAVIHSPADLNKRVEQWVTGSEEEDEEKEIARAPRPEVSTEYIEPVTELEKEIASIWMNVLGLDRVGLDDSFFELGGNSLKMIAVASNIHKKLKRKVEIKRLFKALTIRAVRAYLESLDEDHSYQAIEKVPAAEYHALTPAMTNIFMQCQFRNIGTVYNIANGLLLQGKADVDQIRKCAQALVARHEPLRTSFHNVEGVPMQKIHEDCEVNLEVFESKDDRNEIEQLIGKLIRPFDLAEKSLFRVGLIHVADEKSILIFDLHHIICDGVTISVLADEFTQLYAGEQLEALPVQLKDYIAYLQRNEKDGAEKFWLEHLAPELPLLELPTDFDRGAGREFEGAQYSFEIDKSIIHKLNESHNDRSVTLFVKLMSITYILLSKYSTQEDIIIGSGVAGRNHPDVSRTTGLFFNAFPVRIKQSSDITYEELIEAVKELMLNIYEYESCDMEKVYKQLQLQRKPDRNFLYDVVFLLQNYQASGIGIDNVDISHYPLPVKYSQNDITFHAYQLEESGLKMVLTYSSKLFKEDTIQRMGANFEMIAKQVAENSAIKVSNIEIGDIYEKAEVDVSGMDFDF; encoded by the coding sequence ATGGAAAGAACAGGAATGGAGGTCGCTATCATAGGGATGGCAGGTAGATTTCCAATGTCAAAGAACATAGATGAGTTTTGGAATAACCTGATCAATAGTAAAAACTGTATTACCCATTTTTCAAAGGAAGATCTGCTTAAAGCAGGCATAGGTAGAGAATTATTGGATAATCCACTATACGCCAGGGCAAAGGGCTATCTCGAGGGTATAGAATATTTTGATGCGAACTATTTTGGTTTGTCTGCCCAGGATGTTGTGTTTATGGATCCGCAGGTGAGACTGTTTATTGAGCTGATCAATGAGGTATTGGAAAATGCCGGCATCAACCCTCAAAAGTTTAAAGGGCCAATTGGATTGTACGGTGGAGCTATTGACAATTTTGACTGGAAATTGAAGACCCATTTGCAGCCAAAAGATAATATTGACCCGTTTTCGGCGGGGATGAATTCAACCAAGGATCTGATGACAACCCTGGCGTCTTATTTATTCGATTTCAGAGGTCCAAGTTATAGTATTCAGACTGCCTGCTCTACTTCCATGGTTGCCATACACGCGGCCTGCAGGAGTGTGCTCAGTGGAGAGTGTCAGGTGGCTCTAGCTGGTGGTGTATCTGTAAGCCCATATCAGAAAAGTGGTCATTTATACAGCGACGGCATGTTTTTCTCGCCGGATGGTAAGATAAAGTCATTTGATGCCAATGCCTCAGGTTTTGTGTTTGGCTATGGAGGAGGCGTCGTTGCACTTAAACCCCTGGAAGATGCCATTGAAGATGGAGACTATATACATGGAGTAGTAAAAAGCTCGGCCATTAATAATGATGGCCGACAGAAAGTAGGGTATGCAGCACCCAGTGTACAAGGGCAGGCCGACGTGATAAAAGAGGCAATTGAAATTTCTGGAATAGACAAGTCCGATATTCGCTACCTGGAAACACATGGAGCTGCTACACCTTTAGGAGATTCCGTAGAGGTGCGGGCACTTAAAAATGTATTTGGAGATCAGCCTGCGGGCAGCATAGGAACAGGATCGGTGAAATCCAACATCGGCCACCTGGATGCAGCGGCAGGAGTTGCGGGTTTTATTAAAACTGTTCTATCTGTTAAGCACAGGGTATTACCGGCTACAATCAACTTTGAAATACCTAATGAAAATCTTGACCTGATCAACAGTCCGTTTTTTATCCCTCAGCAGCCAGTGTCATTGGCTGAAGACGAGTTTCCTGTATATGCAGGAGTAAGCTCGATGGGTATAGGAGGTACCAACGTGCATGTTATACTTGAAGAATATGTGCAGGAAAAGAAACAAAATACTGCCGGAGAACAGGTAATTGTTTTGAGTGCAAAAACTCAAACCGCTTTGGCTCAGCAGGGGCGTCAGCTACGTGAACATTTGAATAAAAATCAGAACCTTGCCTTATCTGATGTTGCATACACATTACAGGAAGGTAGAAAAGAGTTGACTTTCAGAAGATCAATAGCCGTTAATAACCTTGAGGAGTTACTAGGGCAACTGGCTTTGGAAGAGTATCGCTATGCCAGGGTTACCACCAAACCTGAGAAGTTAATGCTGGATTATACCGCGTTTGACTTTAACAGCGACTCTGCAATAAAGCTATATGAGAATTCTGACATTGTTCGTAAATACATAGACAAAACCTATCAGGAGCTTCAAGGGGTAATACAGTCTTCTGCTTCAGTTAAAGAATTCATCAGTCAAAGTGAGGCCTCATGCTTGTTCTGGCACTTAAGTATTGCCAGATTCCTGAAGGACGCAGGAGTGAATGTAAGTGTTGTTAAAGCTACTTACATGCAGGCTATGATGTACGCAATAGCAGGCAATAATAATGCTGAAGCTACATGTCTGAAATGGATTGCCCAAAATAATGATCAGGAAATTACGGCTAATACAATGGTTACCCTTATCCAGGATCTGGGGAAAGGAGAGCAGGAGTTAGCAAGTAGTGGGGATATAAAATGTTATAGCATTGGTAGTCTGAATCTGGTAAGCGAAGAAGACCTGAAGAGCGATAAGGGATGCCTGATATTTAAAGTAGAGCAAAACAGTTTTGCAGCTTTGCTTGGACAACTTTGGGAGAATGGGATCACTGTTAACTGGGAAGCTCTGGCTGATCAGACAGCGTTATCAAAAGTGCCGTTACCAACCTATCCGTTTGAAAGAAGCAGGTATTGGATTGATAAGGATATAAAAGAGCTCACACAACAACATTTAGGAAATGATTTATATAAAAAGGAGAAGGTAGAAGACTGGTTCTATCATGCTTCCTGGAGTAGAACACCATTGAAAAAGACCCATGTAAATCCGAAAAAGGGAGAGACGTGGATCGTGTTGGCAAATGATTCGGAGTTATGCAGTGAGTTTCTGGCTGTCTGTGAGAGGGAGTCAGTAGAAGTAATCCGGGTGAAGAAAGACGAGGGACTGACAGGTCTCCATCAGGTGTTTGATAAAACTGACGTAAAAGAACCTAATAGAATAGTGAGTTTTTGGCATATCGGAGATGCAGCCAAAGACTTTAATGTTGATGAATTACTATTTGATAATGGCTACAATACAGCTATTGCCTTGGCAAAAGCTATTCATAAAAAAGGTATAAGCCAACCAGTTTCCCTTCACTGGGTTTCTACAGGTTTGTTCGATGTAACCGGTGGAGAACGTATAAATCCATCAGCAACTACCGTGCTGGGACCTTTAAGATCTATACCTCAGGAGCAGCCCATAGTTACATGCCAGGTACTTGATGTGAGTACTGTTGAGCGGAACATCCAAGTACTGGTAAGTCAGATATGGAATGAACTTTGCCAGGCGAACACGGTTCCTCAAGTAGCTTTTCGCAATAGCTATAGGTGGGAGATGGACTATCACTTAATGGCTTCACAGCCAGCACCGGTTAAGTCAAAGTTTGAAAAGAATGGTCTGTATATAGTGTCAGGTGGTCTTGGTAATATTGGTTTGACCATAGCGGAATACCTCACCCGTACCTATAATGCTCACGTGGTATTGCTTTCAAGAAATGCTCTGCCAGCTGAAGAACAATGGGAGAGTATTTTGGAGCAGGGCCAGGCTTCAGGCATTGGAAAAAGAATTACTTTCCTTAAAAAATTGAAGCAACAAAATGCTAAGGTCACAATAGCAGTATGCGATGTTACTGACAGCGCTCAGGTAAAGGCCGTGATTGAAAACTTATCGGCTGAGTATGGGAAGATCAATGGTGTTTTCCATGCAGCAGGGTCTATTGGAGAAGATGCTTTTACACCTGCTATCGAGACCGCAGATTTGCATGCTTCGGGAGCTAACTATAATGCGAAGGTTTTAGGTACCATTAATTTATGGGAGGCCCTTAAGGGTAAGGACCTGGATTTTTGTTTGTTAATGTCTTCGATCAGTTCGACCCTTGGAGGACTTGGCTTCTCAGAGTATGCAGCAACGAGTCATTTTCTTGAAAACTTTGCTCTTTGGGCAAATAAGCAGAGTGATTGTACATGGAGTAGCGTAGGTTGGGATAGCTGGCCGGTAACAGGAGGTAAGGAGGATAATGATATGCTCGTGGATCAACTCAGGATGTCGCCGGAAGAGGCTGGGGTTGCCTTGGAATATGCGATTAACCTGGATCAGGATGGTTTTGCGGTTATTCATTCGCCTGCTGACCTGAACAAACGAGTAGAGCAATGGGTGACAGGAAGCGAAGAAGAAGATGAAGAAAAAGAAATAGCTCGTGCTCCAAGACCTGAGGTAAGTACCGAATATATAGAACCGGTAACAGAACTGGAAAAAGAGATAGCGTCTATATGGATGAATGTATTAGGTCTGGATAGAGTAGGTTTGGATGACAGCTTTTTTGAGTTGGGAGGAAACTCACTGAAAATGATCGCTGTAGCCTCAAACATTCATAAAAAGCTAAAGCGCAAGGTTGAAATCAAAAGACTGTTTAAAGCACTGACTATCCGTGCTGTAAGAGCATACCTGGAGTCTTTGGATGAGGATCACTCATATCAGGCTATTGAAAAGGTACCTGCGGCCGAGTACCATGCATTGACCCCGGCAATGACCAATATTTTTATGCAGTGCCAGTTCAGGAATATCGGAACGGTATACAACATTGCCAATGGATTATTACTGCAAGGGAAAGCTGATGTTGATCAGATCAGAAAATGTGCACAGGCTCTGGTCGCCAGGCATGAGCCATTGCGGACCTCGTTTCACAATGTAGAAGGGGTGCCTATGCAGAAGATACATGAGGACTGTGAAGTGAACCTAGAAGTTTTCGAATCAAAAGATGATCGAAATGAAATTGAACAACTGATAGGTAAGCTGATCAGACCATTTGACCTCGCTGAGAAGAGTCTTTTCCGTGTGGGGCTGATTCATGTGGCTGACGAAAAATCAATTCTGATTTTTGATTTACATCATATCATTTGTGATGGCGTAACCATTAGTGTTTTGGCCGATGAATTTACCCAACTGTATGCAGGAGAGCAGCTTGAGGCATTGCCAGTACAGTTGAAAGACTATATTGCTTATCTTCAAAGGAATGAAAAAGACGGGGCGGAGAAGTTTTGGCTCGAACATCTTGCTCCGGAATTACCGCTATTAGAACTTCCTACCGATTTTGACCGAGGTGCAGGAAGGGAATTTGAGGGGGCTCAATATAGTTTTGAAATAGATAAAAGTATCATTCATAAGCTTAATGAGTCGCACAATGATAGATCAGTAACACTATTTGTGAAATTGATGTCTATCACCTATATCCTGCTTTCTAAATATTCAACTCAGGAAGATATCATTATTGGTAGTGGTGTGGCAGGCAGAAACCACCCCGATGTAAGCAGAACTACCGGCTTGTTTTTTAATGCATTTCCTGTTCGAATAAAACAGTCATCAGACATAACTTATGAAGAGCTGATAGAAGCCGTCAAAGAATTGATGCTTAATATTTACGAATACGAAAGCTGCGATATGGAGAAGGTTTATAAACAACTTCAATTACAGAGAAAACCTGACAGGAACTTTCTGTATGATGTGGTTTTTCTTCTGCAAAACTATCAGGCTTCAGGTATTGGTATCGACAATGTAGATATTAGTCATTACCCACTTCCTGTAAAATATTCGCAAAACGATATTACATTTCACGCCTATCAGCTGGAAGAGTCGGGACTGAAAATGGTGCTTACCTATAGTTCAAAGCTCTTCAAAGAAGACACCATACAGAGGATGGGGGCAAACTTTGAAATGATAGCTAAACAGGTGGCAGAAAACTCAGCGATAAAGGTTTCGAATATTGAAATCGGTGATATCTATGAAAAAGCAGAGGTAGATGTGTCTGGAATGGACTTCGACTTCTAA
- a CDS encoding MBL fold metallo-hydrolase produces MDKVYLKPNVVIEPLIDNWYAWSHLISPATAAMNIKNRHMEIMESYAESPELHEMAVANPALLGGPFIDYPERRVEDIKNLITQTKKERAKMFELANALVELDKMLLSSAKGFSLQDLYKQVPEILKGYVELVYDLNNQPSYRLIEPLLFKSEFYDDSAQSLMMSLIDKDDRPFVMSTPRLEDDKSVELKMPFNSALIDELFEMKTTPRPLQEILDKIGMQNGKAELFKSFFTTEKPPVYESYKGDSIRWRYFGHACILIEANGFNVLFDPVLSYTYESDISRYTYEDLPDQIDYVVITHNHQDHILIETLLQIRHKVKNIVVPKSGGGALQDPSLKLTLSYLGFNNTIELDELESISTPTGTLTAIPFFGEHADLNIRTKAAWLIEINKKKIMLAADSCNLEPALYEHVQKIYGHIDVLFLGMECDGAPLSWLYGPLLSKSLPSDMDKSRRLAGSNYERGIDIVDRFDCKEVYVYAMGQEPWLNHVMAVKYTEDSNPIIASNKLLEVCKEKGRVAERLFGEKELELK; encoded by the coding sequence ATGGATAAAGTATATCTAAAACCGAATGTAGTAATTGAACCATTAATTGATAACTGGTATGCATGGTCGCATCTGATTTCACCGGCCACTGCAGCTATGAACATTAAAAATCGTCACATGGAGATTATGGAGTCTTATGCCGAATCTCCGGAGTTGCATGAGATGGCTGTAGCCAACCCAGCGCTTTTGGGAGGCCCTTTTATCGATTATCCTGAAAGAAGAGTTGAGGATATAAAAAACCTGATTACACAAACTAAAAAAGAGAGAGCAAAGATGTTTGAGCTGGCGAATGCGTTGGTGGAGCTCGATAAAATGTTGCTATCTTCTGCAAAGGGGTTCTCCTTGCAAGACCTTTATAAACAAGTTCCCGAAATACTGAAAGGCTATGTAGAGTTGGTGTATGATCTCAACAATCAGCCATCTTACAGGTTAATAGAGCCGCTGTTATTCAAGAGTGAGTTTTATGATGATTCAGCACAAAGCCTGATGATGTCACTTATTGATAAAGATGACAGACCTTTTGTGATGAGTACTCCAAGACTTGAAGATGATAAGAGCGTTGAGTTGAAGATGCCCTTTAACTCGGCATTGATTGATGAGTTGTTTGAAATGAAAACCACACCTCGTCCCCTTCAGGAGATTTTAGATAAAATCGGTATGCAAAACGGTAAAGCGGAACTGTTTAAAAGCTTTTTTACCACTGAGAAACCTCCCGTATATGAGAGTTATAAAGGAGATAGCATACGTTGGAGGTATTTTGGACATGCGTGTATACTCATAGAAGCAAATGGCTTTAATGTACTTTTCGACCCTGTATTAAGCTATACCTATGAAAGTGACATCTCAAGATATACCTATGAGGACTTACCTGACCAGATTGATTATGTAGTTATTACTCACAATCACCAGGATCATATTCTTATAGAAACTTTGTTACAGATCAGACACAAGGTGAAAAATATAGTAGTTCCCAAAAGTGGTGGTGGAGCCCTTCAAGATCCGTCATTGAAACTTACGCTTAGTTATTTGGGCTTTAACAATACCATTGAACTGGATGAATTGGAGAGCATTAGTACCCCAACAGGAACTTTAACAGCTATACCTTTCTTTGGTGAGCATGCAGATTTAAACATCCGGACAAAAGCAGCATGGTTGATAGAGATCAACAAAAAGAAAATTATGCTTGCAGCAGACTCATGCAATCTTGAGCCGGCACTTTATGAGCACGTACAAAAGATCTACGGACATATTGATGTACTGTTTTTAGGTATGGAGTGCGATGGAGCACCTTTAAGCTGGTTGTATGGCCCGTTACTTTCTAAGTCATTGCCAAGTGATATGGATAAGTCAAGAAGGCTGGCAGGCTCTAACTACGAGCGGGGAATAGATATTGTAGATCGCTTCGACTGCAAAGAAGTATATGTTTATGCTATGGGACAGGAGCCTTGGCTCAACCACGTAATGGCTGTAAAATATACTGAAGACTCAAACCCTATCATAGCTTCTAATAAGCTGCTGGAGGTTTGTAAAGAGAAAGGAAGAGTAGCAGAACGATTATTCGGAGAAAAAGAACTGGAGTTAAAATAA